One region of Sulfurihydrogenibium sp. genomic DNA includes:
- the rpmG gene encoding 50S ribosomal protein L33 codes for MREIITLACTECKRRNYTTTKNKRKHPDRLELRKYCKFCKKHTVHREIK; via the coding sequence ATGAGAGAAATTATAACTTTAGCCTGCACAGAATGTAAAAGAAGAAATTACACAACTACAAAAAACAAGAGAAAGCATCCAGACAGATTAGAGTTAAGAAAATATTGTAAGTTTTGTAAAAAACACACAGTTCATAGAGAAATTAAGTAA
- the secE gene encoding preprotein translocase subunit SecE, which produces MVKYLNFLKEVFEELKKVTWPSKDLVKTATIAVIVLTLIMALYLWGLDILFTKIIAFIIER; this is translated from the coding sequence ATGGTAAAGTATCTAAACTTTCTAAAGGAAGTTTTTGAAGAGCTTAAAAAAGTAACATGGCCCTCTAAAGACCTTGTTAAAACAGCAACTATAGCAGTTATAGTTTTAACATTGATAATGGCGTTGTATTTATGGGGTTTAGATATCTTATTTACAAAAATAATTGCTTTTATAATAGAGAGGTAA
- the nusG gene encoding transcription termination/antitermination protein NusG, whose product MAENENLNVVNEEVKESNLEKDTDEKKWYALYTQSNLEIRAKENFIKNLKLNNLEHLVDEVIVPAEEKVVLKSQGKERYRLSLKGPNRILEVQGKKGITKFSIEDGTVRVLESVEGDEGCVSHSPISKPGQKITCKENRTEARIVLENKIFPGYILIKAKLTDDLIDLVKKTPFLIGFVSAGGKPVPLNENDVMKVLGQIQKGAPKIKKLLYTKGDIIRVIEGPFMNFTGTVEEVFPDKEKLIALITIFGRATPVELEFSQVEKI is encoded by the coding sequence ATGGCGGAAAATGAAAATTTAAACGTGGTTAATGAAGAAGTTAAGGAAAGTAATTTAGAAAAAGATACCGATGAGAAAAAATGGTACGCTTTATATACACAATCTAATTTAGAGATCAGGGCAAAAGAAAACTTTATTAAGAATTTAAAGCTTAACAATTTAGAACATTTAGTAGACGAAGTTATAGTTCCTGCTGAAGAAAAGGTTGTTCTTAAATCTCAAGGGAAGGAAAGATATAGACTTTCTCTAAAAGGTCCAAATAGGATTTTAGAAGTCCAGGGAAAAAAGGGGATTACAAAATTTTCTATAGAAGATGGCACTGTACGAGTTTTAGAAAGTGTTGAAGGTGATGAAGGGTGTGTTTCTCATAGTCCGATTTCTAAACCAGGACAAAAAATAACATGCAAAGAAAACAGAACTGAAGCGAGAATTGTTTTAGAGAATAAAATATTTCCAGGATATATTCTTATAAAGGCGAAACTTACTGATGATTTGATTGATTTAGTTAAAAAGACTCCATTTTTAATAGGATTTGTTAGTGCAGGAGGTAAGCCTGTTCCTTTAAATGAAAACGATGTAATGAAAGTCTTGGGACAAATTCAAAAAGGTGCACCAAAAATCAAGAAACTTTTATATACAAAAGGAGACATTATTAGAGTTATTGAAGGTCCATTTATGAATTTTACAGGAACAGTGGAAGAAGTATTCCCGGACAAAGAAAAACTTATCGCATTAATTACTATTTTTGGAAGAGCAACACCGGTTGAACTTGAATTCTCCCAGGTGGAGAAAATTTAG
- the rplK gene encoding 50S ribosomal protein L11, which translates to MAKKVTAQVELMIPAQQAAPSPPVGPALGQHGVNIMEFVKSFNAATTNMKPGTIVPVVITIYSDRSFTFILKTPPASYLLKEAAGIKTGSGDPKRNKVGKITVNQLREIAEMKLKDLNTEDIEKAMKIIAGTARSMGIEIEGYKG; encoded by the coding sequence ATGGCTAAGAAAGTAACGGCACAAGTTGAGCTGATGATTCCAGCTCAGCAAGCAGCTCCATCGCCACCAGTTGGACCAGCTCTTGGTCAGCATGGTGTTAACATTATGGAGTTTGTTAAAAGTTTTAATGCAGCAACTACAAACATGAAACCTGGTACAATCGTACCGGTAGTAATTACTATCTATTCGGATAGGTCTTTTACGTTTATTCTCAAGACTCCACCAGCATCTTATCTCCTTAAAGAAGCTGCAGGTATAAAGACAGGCTCCGGAGACCCAAAGAGAAATAAGGTTGGAAAAATCACAGTTAATCAGCTAAGAGAAATTGCTGAAATGAAATTAAAGGACCTTAACACTGAAGACATAGAAAAAGCTATGAAAATTATAGCTGGTACTGCTCGCAGTATGGGAATTGAAATTGAAGGATATAAGGGGTAA
- the rplA gene encoding 50S ribosomal protein L1, with product MAKRGKKYLEALKLIDKEKTYSLDEAIQKLKEMGKVLQRKFNETVELIFRLGVDPKYADQMVRGSVVLPHGLGRELKVLVIASGEKLKEAEEAGADYVGGEEIINKIANENWIDFDVVIATPDMMPKLAKLGKILGPRGLMPNPKVGTVTADIKRAVTEAKKGRVEFKVDKTGNLHVPVGKISFEDYKLKENILAAVDAVLKAKPPGAKGQYIKNVVLKTTMSPSVKLNPAELQKALETKAA from the coding sequence ATGGCTAAAAGAGGAAAAAAATATTTAGAAGCATTAAAGCTTATTGATAAAGAAAAGACTTACAGCCTTGATGAAGCTATTCAAAAACTAAAAGAAATGGGAAAAGTTTTGCAGAGAAAGTTTAACGAAACGGTAGAGCTTATATTTAGACTGGGCGTTGACCCTAAGTATGCTGACCAAATGGTTAGAGGTTCAGTTGTACTTCCACATGGATTAGGAAGAGAGTTAAAAGTTCTTGTTATTGCTTCCGGTGAAAAGTTAAAAGAGGCAGAAGAAGCAGGTGCTGATTATGTAGGTGGTGAAGAGATTATCAATAAGATTGCAAATGAAAACTGGATAGATTTTGACGTTGTGATAGCAACTCCGGATATGATGCCAAAATTGGCTAAGCTTGGTAAAATCTTAGGACCAAGAGGCTTAATGCCAAACCCTAAGGTTGGAACTGTTACGGCTGACATCAAAAGAGCAGTTACAGAAGCTAAAAAAGGTAGAGTAGAGTTTAAAGTTGATAAAACAGGAAATTTACATGTTCCGGTGGGTAAAATTTCATTCGAGGATTATAAGCTTAAGGAAAATATTTTAGCTGCAGTAGATGCGGTGTTGAAAGCTAAGCCACCAGGTGCAAAAGGTCAGTATATAAAAAATGTTGTTTTAAAAACAACAATGAGCCCTTCAGTCAAATTAAATCCAGCTGAATTACAAAAAGCCTTAGAAACTAAAGCAGCATAA
- the rplJ gene encoding 50S ribosomal protein L10, whose protein sequence is MALTTERKSIQKKSQLVADLKQKIEAAPVVILLDFKGIDANSIADFRKKLKRENAELKVVKNTLLYRACNGTQLYDKISIFKEQTAVIFGYGDIVAPAKLLKEFLKGKEDAKVKGGLVEGVFADAQKIDYLASLPSKEVLVAQLLAVLQAPITNLVRVLNAVPQKTVLVLDAIRKEKEKQS, encoded by the coding sequence ATGGCATTAACTACAGAGAGAAAATCGATTCAAAAGAAAAGTCAGTTAGTTGCTGACCTTAAGCAAAAAATAGAAGCAGCACCAGTTGTTATACTTTTAGATTTTAAAGGTATAGATGCTAACTCAATAGCAGATTTTAGGAAAAAGCTGAAAAGGGAAAATGCAGAATTAAAAGTTGTCAAAAATACACTTTTATACAGAGCTTGCAATGGAACACAACTTTATGATAAAATAAGTATTTTCAAAGAGCAAACTGCGGTTATTTTTGGATATGGCGACATTGTTGCACCAGCTAAATTATTGAAAGAATTTTTAAAAGGAAAAGAAGATGCAAAAGTAAAAGGCGGTTTAGTAGAAGGTGTGTTTGCTGATGCACAGAAGATTGATTACCTTGCATCTCTGCCAAGCAAGGAAGTGCTTGTTGCTCAACTATTGGCTGTACTTCAAGCACCTATTACAAACCTTGTACGTGTACTTAATGCTGTACCACAAAAAACTGTTTTAGTTTTAGATGCTATAAGAAAAGAAAAAGAAAAACAATCTTAA
- the rplL gene encoding 50S ribosomal protein L7/L12: MATITREEIKEAIKSMTVLELAQLVKELEEEFGVSAAAMVAAVPAAGGAAGAAAPVEEKTEFDVILKSPGANKINVIKVVREITGLGLKEAKDLVDGAPKPVKEGVSKEEAEQIKKKLEEAGATVEIK; the protein is encoded by the coding sequence ATGGCAACAATTACAAGAGAAGAAATTAAAGAAGCTATCAAGTCAATGACAGTATTAGAGTTAGCACAGCTTGTAAAAGAGTTAGAAGAAGAGTTTGGTGTTTCTGCGGCCGCTATGGTTGCTGCTGTTCCAGCTGCGGGTGGTGCTGCAGGTGCAGCTGCTCCAGTTGAGGAAAAAACTGAGTTTGATGTTATTTTAAAAAGCCCAGGAGCAAACAAAATCAACGTTATTAAGGTTGTTAGAGAGATTACAGGTCTTGGATTAAAAGAAGCAAAAGACCTTGTAGATGGAGCTCCAAAACCAGTTAAAGAAGGAGTTTCTAAGGAAGAAGCAGAACAAATTAAGAAAAAATTAGAGGAAGCTGGAGCTACTGTGGAAATAAAATAA
- a CDS encoding DNA-directed RNA polymerase subunit beta codes for MREIKNLKRNPFRKILSRRREIITPSDLLSVPKESFENFVQFHKNPLKRDPNKGLESLFRTSFPFVDPNGQLEIRYIGYEVGDWECGKCGKGLPEEILGGPEVDCPHCGGPLIYKEKLTVEECKLKGLTYGAPLRVLLELVINHTDPKTGEIIPKTIKKQKIYFGEIPLLTDYAYFMINGSERIIVSQLIRSSGIFFSGKEDKTKDIITRVIYEGSVIPEKGARVEVQYATNSEIFYAKIDRRKILGTTLLRAFGLDTAYKILKNFYGKVDRYIVEDGKLVHENTKIPVNLEDLVNRDIFVTYVYEEISEKGQPVPIKQEKYVSAENLEKLLNDDRIKIEEVVTVEPQVINKSPYQRVIVETLKKDEPKINALFTFRDAALVEIYRKMRPTDTAVLDPKAFMKRAKELFNNTFTDIQRYDLSRVGRVKLNAKVHNVPKTIKPLDLEDFFEKFPPLALDEDVETKDGVIPKGTKIDPAVLEKLKEASFKEIKVKEYLDEEARTLQLADIIAIVKYLLELRYGKKNLDDIAHLGNRRVRPVGELLEVQARAGIARMQKAFRDRVATVDVEDPNLKPSELINPRYLTNSILEFLKSGQLSQFMDQTNPLSELTHKRRLSALGPGGLTRESAKFEIRDVHPSHYGRICPIETPEGQNIGLVSSMTVYSRINEFGFLISPYRKVVNGVVTNEIEYLAAYEEEKYVIAQANAEIDEEGRFLTDRVLARAYGDIRLVEPHEVHYMDVSPKQIVSPSTSLIPFLEHDDANRALMGSNMQRQAVPLIRTEYPLVGTGMEVIIAKDSGSVIVAKRGGEVIKVDGNTIVIKVNEDEINPHDPLDIGMDIYKLNKFKGSNQATCMNQRPLVRKGDIVEKGATIADGTSTYKGELALGKNVLVAFMPWRGYNFEDAIVISERLVKDDVFTSIHIEEFEVEARETKLGPEEITRNIPGVSERQLANLDEHGVVRIGAYVKPGDILVGKVTPKGETALTPEEKLLFAIFGEKASEVKDSSLRVPVGVEGVVVDVQIFAKKKKDKKEKREKYLDTLIKQEVDKLNLELEEKKKFILDKRDAQLREILIGVKVAKDVKVAGEVIIPEGEYISENNVSQAIKIIAINPSNFIKDKKLLKKIESIIEKAKSQIELWEKIYEKRKEAVQEGADLKPGVNELVKVYIAQKRKIQVGDKMAGRHGNKGVISVVLPVEDMPFMEDGTPVDIVLNPLGVPSRMNVGQILETHLGLAAKKLGEKLGKELEKIFDREKIIDKIVEYYSIVNDTDNKILTKQREKDSQELREALSKLDDESLRDLVRDLTKIGIPVETAIFESASEEDIKKLLSHAGIKDSGKVKLFDGRTGEAFDFEVTVGYMYMLKLIHMVDDKIHARSTGPYSLITQQPLGGRAQFGGQRFGEMEVWALEAHGAAYTLREMLTVKSDDIEGRKRVYEAIIKGKHYYDIGVPESFKVLVRELKALGLNVECIVEGQPQACDTSEPEKKKPELN; via the coding sequence ATGAGAGAGATAAAAAATTTAAAACGAAATCCTTTTCGTAAAATACTTTCAAGAAGAAGAGAAATAATAACACCTTCTGACCTTTTATCCGTTCCAAAAGAATCTTTTGAAAACTTTGTTCAATTTCATAAAAATCCTCTAAAAAGAGATCCAAATAAAGGTCTTGAAAGCTTATTTAGGACGTCTTTTCCTTTTGTAGACCCAAACGGTCAATTAGAAATTAGATATATTGGATACGAGGTTGGCGATTGGGAGTGTGGAAAATGCGGAAAAGGGTTGCCTGAGGAAATTCTTGGTGGACCAGAAGTTGATTGTCCACATTGTGGCGGTCCATTGATTTACAAAGAAAAGCTAACCGTCGAGGAATGTAAACTCAAGGGATTAACATATGGCGCTCCTCTAAGAGTGCTATTAGAACTTGTAATAAATCATACAGACCCTAAAACCGGAGAAATAATTCCTAAGACTATAAAAAAACAAAAAATATACTTTGGTGAGATTCCTCTCCTAACAGACTATGCTTATTTTATGATAAACGGCAGTGAAAGAATTATTGTATCTCAGTTAATCAGGTCTTCAGGTATATTCTTCTCAGGAAAAGAAGACAAAACAAAAGACATTATTACAAGAGTTATTTATGAAGGTAGTGTCATTCCAGAAAAAGGTGCAAGGGTAGAAGTTCAGTATGCAACAAATTCAGAAATTTTCTATGCAAAGATAGACAGAAGAAAAATCCTTGGAACAACCCTCCTTAGAGCATTCGGATTGGATACTGCATATAAAATTCTTAAAAACTTTTATGGAAAAGTAGATAGGTACATCGTTGAGGATGGTAAATTAGTTCATGAAAATACAAAGATTCCTGTTAATTTAGAAGACTTAGTGAATAGGGATATTTTTGTAACATATGTATATGAAGAAATATCTGAAAAAGGTCAACCAGTACCTATTAAGCAAGAAAAATATGTTTCTGCAGAAAATTTAGAAAAACTTTTAAACGATGATAGAATCAAAATAGAAGAAGTTGTCACTGTAGAACCTCAGGTTATAAACAAATCACCATATCAAAGAGTTATTGTTGAAACATTAAAGAAAGATGAACCAAAAATTAATGCTCTGTTTACTTTTAGAGATGCTGCTCTTGTAGAAATTTATAGAAAAATGAGACCTACGGATACTGCAGTTTTAGACCCAAAAGCCTTTATGAAGAGAGCTAAAGAGTTATTTAATAATACGTTTACAGATATTCAAAGATATGACCTTTCAAGAGTTGGTAGGGTTAAACTAAATGCAAAAGTACATAACGTTCCAAAAACTATTAAACCTTTAGACCTTGAAGATTTCTTTGAAAAATTCCCACCTTTAGCTCTTGATGAAGATGTAGAGACAAAAGATGGGGTTATTCCGAAAGGAACAAAGATAGACCCAGCAGTATTGGAAAAACTAAAAGAAGCTTCATTTAAAGAGATAAAAGTGAAAGAATACTTAGACGAAGAAGCAAGAACACTACAGCTTGCCGACATCATTGCAATAGTCAAGTATTTATTAGAATTAAGATATGGAAAGAAAAACCTGGATGATATAGCACACTTAGGAAATAGAAGAGTTAGACCTGTTGGAGAGCTTTTAGAGGTTCAGGCAAGGGCTGGAATTGCGAGAATGCAAAAAGCATTTAGAGACAGGGTTGCTACCGTTGACGTAGAAGACCCTAACTTAAAACCAAGCGAGCTTATTAATCCAAGATATTTAACTAACTCTATTCTTGAATTCTTAAAAAGCGGTCAGCTTTCACAATTTATGGACCAAACAAACCCGTTATCTGAGTTAACACATAAAAGAAGATTATCAGCTTTAGGTCCAGGCGGTCTTACAAGAGAAAGTGCTAAATTTGAAATAAGAGACGTTCATCCATCTCACTATGGAAGAATATGTCCGATCGAAACACCGGAGGGTCAAAACATTGGTTTAGTTTCTTCAATGACTGTTTATTCAAGAATAAATGAATTTGGATTTTTAATCTCTCCGTATAGAAAGGTTGTTAACGGCGTTGTTACTAACGAAATTGAATATCTGGCAGCATACGAAGAAGAAAAGTATGTTATTGCTCAAGCTAACGCTGAAATAGATGAAGAAGGAAGATTTTTAACAGATAGAGTTCTTGCAAGGGCGTATGGTGATATAAGATTAGTAGAACCACACGAAGTTCACTACATGGACGTATCTCCTAAGCAAATAGTTTCTCCGTCTACATCCTTAATTCCTTTCCTTGAACACGACGATGCCAACAGGGCTCTTATGGGTTCTAACATGCAACGTCAGGCGGTGCCTCTTATTAGAACAGAGTATCCTCTTGTAGGCACAGGAATGGAAGTTATCATTGCCAAGGACTCCGGTTCTGTGATCGTTGCAAAAAGAGGTGGTGAAGTTATTAAAGTTGATGGAAATACTATCGTTATAAAAGTAAATGAGGACGAGATTAACCCCCATGACCCGTTAGATATTGGTATGGATATTTACAAATTAAATAAATTTAAAGGCTCTAACCAGGCTACATGCATGAATCAAAGACCACTTGTTAGAAAAGGTGATATTGTAGAAAAAGGCGCAACAATAGCAGATGGAACTTCAACATACAAAGGCGAGCTTGCACTTGGAAAGAATGTTCTTGTTGCATTCATGCCATGGAGAGGCTATAACTTTGAAGATGCTATCGTAATCTCAGAAAGACTTGTTAAAGACGATGTATTTACATCTATTCATATAGAAGAGTTTGAAGTAGAAGCAAGAGAAACAAAGTTAGGTCCAGAAGAGATAACAAGAAATATACCTGGCGTTAGCGAAAGACAGCTTGCAAACCTTGATGAACACGGCGTTGTAAGAATCGGTGCATATGTTAAACCAGGAGATATTTTGGTTGGTAAAGTTACTCCTAAGGGAGAAACAGCACTAACACCGGAAGAAAAACTTTTATTTGCTATCTTTGGAGAAAAGGCAAGCGAAGTAAAAGATTCTTCGTTAAGAGTTCCTGTGGGCGTTGAAGGTGTGGTAGTTGATGTCCAAATCTTTGCTAAGAAGAAGAAAGATAAAAAGGAAAAAAGAGAGAAGTATTTAGATACTTTAATTAAGCAAGAAGTTGATAAACTTAACTTAGAGTTGGAAGAGAAGAAAAAGTTCATTTTAGATAAAAGAGATGCTCAGCTTAGAGAAATTCTTATCGGTGTGAAGGTTGCTAAGGATGTTAAAGTAGCCGGCGAAGTTATCATTCCTGAAGGAGAATATATATCTGAAAATAACGTTTCTCAGGCTATAAAAATAATAGCTATCAATCCATCTAACTTTATTAAAGATAAAAAATTGCTTAAAAAGATAGAATCTATCATTGAAAAAGCAAAATCTCAAATTGAGCTTTGGGAAAAGATTTACGAAAAAAGAAAAGAAGCTGTTCAGGAAGGAGCAGATTTAAAACCTGGAGTTAACGAGCTTGTTAAAGTTTACATAGCTCAAAAGAGAAAGATCCAGGTCGGTGATAAAATGGCAGGTAGACACGGTAATAAAGGTGTAATCTCTGTCGTTCTTCCTGTTGAAGACATGCCGTTTATGGAAGACGGAACTCCTGTGGATATAGTTTTAAACCCTCTTGGTGTTCCTTCTCGTATGAACGTAGGACAAATACTTGAAACCCATCTCGGATTAGCTGCTAAAAAACTCGGTGAAAAACTTGGAAAAGAGCTTGAAAAAATCTTTGATAGAGAAAAGATTATCGATAAGATTGTTGAGTATTACAGCATTGTAAATGATACAGATAACAAAATCCTTACCAAACAAAGGGAGAAAGATTCTCAAGAGTTAAGAGAGGCTTTATCTAAACTTGACGATGAATCTTTAAGAGACTTGGTTAGAGATTTAACTAAAATTGGCATTCCTGTAGAAACTGCAATCTTTGAAAGTGCATCAGAAGAAGATATTAAGAAGCTTCTTAGTCATGCAGGAATAAAAGATAGCGGCAAAGTTAAACTCTTTGACGGTAGAACTGGAGAAGCTTTTGACTTTGAAGTTACTGTAGGATACATGTATATGCTTAAACTTATACATATGGTTGACGATAAAATACACGCACGTTCAACCGGACCTTACTCTCTTATCACACAACAGCCACTTGGTGGTAGAGCTCAGTTTGGTGGACAAAGATTCGGTGAGATGGAAGTATGGGCGCTTGAAGCACACGGGGCAGCGTATACACTAAGAGAGATGTTAACAGTCAAATCAGACGATATTGAAGGAAGAAAGAGAGTATACGAAGCTATCATTAAAGGAAAACATTACTACGATATCGGCGTACCAGAATCTTTTAAAGTTCTTGTTAGAGAGCTAAAAGCTCTCGGTTTAAACGTTGAATGTATAGTTGAAGGACAGCCTCAAGCCTGCGATACTTCAGAGCCAGAAAAGAAAAAGCCTGAGTTAAATTAG